The DNA sequence CGGGTCGGCAGCCGCGCCGTCACCGAGGCGGTCGTACCCTGACCGGAGTTGTCGACCATCAGTCCATCGGTGAGCTGCTGCGCCAGCCACAGTCCCCGGTGGCCGACCTCCCCCGGCGACGGCAGCGCGACCTCTACCTCACCCAACCCGGGCCCGTCGTCGCTGACCTGGCAGATCAGCAGGTCAGCGTGCCGCCGCAGACGCACCTCGCCGCTACCCCCGCCATGACGCACCACGTTGGTGACCAACTCGTGCACCGCCAACACGAAGTCCTCCAGCCCATGGCCCACCAAACCCGCCGAATGGGCTGCCGCGGCGACCGCGTGTCGCAGCGCGGTCACCCGCGCAGCGCTGATCTCTTCCGACAACAGCACCGCTTCGTCGGCGCCACGAGCGGTGCGCCACCCGGCACCCACGTCGTCCGTCCCGCCGCTGCCCATGGTCGGACGCTACACGCCGCCGACCCGCCCCGCGCGGGCACCGGCGGCCGACGGCCGCCTCGGACCGCCGGTCACGAACAGCAACATCCCGGCCGACGGCCGGGATGCGAAGAGGTGTGACAAGCAGGAGTAGGGGCTACCAGGACCGAGCCGGCAACGGGGGACTCTCGCTCTGGCGGGCGGCCGGCTCATCGCCCGGCGACCTCAGCCGAGAGCGGGCCGGCCGGTCTGCTGCCGCGGCCCACGCTACTGCTTCTCGTTCTGCCGCAGGGCTTCCTCGAGCTGGTCTTCCAAGATGATGATCCGGCATGCGGCTTCCAGGGCGATGCCCTGATCCACCATCTCGCGGGCCCGGGCGGCCAGACGCAACTGGTAGCGGGAGTAGCGGCGGTG is a window from the Micromonospora sp. DSM 45708 genome containing:
- a CDS encoding ATP-binding protein → MGSGGTDDVGAGWRTARGADEAVLLSEEISAARVTALRHAVAAAAHSAGLVGHGLEDFVLAVHELVTNVVRHGGGSGEVRLRRHADLLICQVSDDGPGLGEVEVALPSPGEVGHRGLWLAQQLTDGLMVDNSGQGTTASVTARLPTRSIVNEGR
- a CDS encoding helix-turn-helix domain-containing protein produces the protein MGQNPDDMFGDENTPAYTIGQAAEMLGTTQDFLRRLDEARLINPHRSAGGHRRYSRYQLRLAARAREMVDQGIALEAACRIIILEDQLEEALRQNEKQ